Proteins encoded together in one Zingiber officinale cultivar Zhangliang unplaced genomic scaffold, Zo_v1.1 ctg134, whole genome shotgun sequence window:
- the LOC122036219 gene encoding endoglucanase 9-like, with protein MSYVVGFGGRYPKRVHHRGASIPKNGVKYSCKGGWKWRDAGKPNPNTVVGAMVAGPDGHDGFRDVRTNYNYTEPSLAGNAGLVAALVALSGEASGVDKNTMFSAVPPMFPNPPPPPAPWKP; from the coding sequence ATGAGCTACGTCGTCGGGTTCGGAGGGCGATACCCCAAGCGCGTTCATCATCGCGGCGCCTCAATCCCGAAGAACGGGGTGAAGTACAGCTGCAAAGGAGGCTGGAAATGGAGGGACGCCGGAAAGCCGAACCCGAACACCGTCGTCGGAGCCATGGTCGCAGGCCCTGACGGACACGATGGGTTCCGCGATGTCCGGACGAACTACAACTACACAGAGCCGTCGCTCGCAGGCAATGCCGGTTTGGTTGCTGCCCTGGTGGCTTTGTCCGGAGAAGCCAGTGGAGTGGACAAGAACACTATGTTCTCCGCTGTTCCGCCCATGTTTCCGAATCCTCCGCCGCCGCCGGCACCATGGAAACCATGA
- the LOC122036189 gene encoding endoglucanase 9-like → MSMYGRDPWGGPLEISHADSAADDDRSRNLDLDRAALSMSSRQLDETQQSWLLAGSGDQGKKKKKKKKKYVDLGCLIVSRKLFLWTVGALVAAAVVAGLIALIVKAVPHHHRPRPPPDNYTLALHKALMFFNGQRSGPIPKHNNVSWRGNSGMKDGISDPSHGRNLVGGFYDAGDTIKFSFPSSFAMTMLSWSVIEYSAKYEAAGELDHIKEIIKWGVDYLLKTFNSSADTIDRIAAQVGQGDTSGGTTPNDHYCWMRPEDIDYPRPVFECHTCSDLAAEMAAALASASIVFKDHKAYSQKLVRGASTLFEFSRQQRGRYSAGAAADAAISYNSTGYWDEFVWGGAWMYLATGNSSFLQLATHPTLAKHAGAFRGSPDSGVLSWDNKLTGAQVLLSRLRLFLSPGYPYEEILRTFHNQTGIIMCSYLPVFDTFNRTKVKPWQTSATSVRCQCGLSRGSLQRLPRSF, encoded by the exons ATGAGTATGTACGGGCGTGATCCGTGGGGTGGGCCGCTGGAGATCTCGCACGCCGACTCCGCCGCCGATGATGACCGGAGCCGGAACCTGGACCTGGACAGGGCTGCGCTGTCGATGTCGTCGCGGCAGCTGGACGAGACGCAGCAGAGCTGGCTCCTCGCTGGGTCCGGTGAccagggtaagaagaagaagaagaagaagaagaagtacgtCGATTTAGGGTGCCTCATCGTCAGCCGCAAGCTCTTCCTATGGACCGTCGGCGCCCTCGTCGCCGCCGCCGTCGTCGCGGGCCTCATCGCGCTTATCGTCAAGGCCGTCCCGCACCACCACCGCCCCCGTCCGCCGCCGGACAATTACACCTTGGCGTTGCACAAGGCCCTCATGTTCTTCAACGGGCAGAGAT CTGGACCGATTCCGAAGCACAACAACGTGTCGTGGAGGGGGAACTCCGGGATGAAGGATGGCATCTCGGATCCATCCCATGGGAGGAACCTCGTCGGAGGATTCTACGACGCCGGCGACACCATCAAATTcagcttcccttcctccttcgCCATGACCATGCTTAGCTGGAGCGTGATCGAGTACAGTGCCAAGTACGAGGCCGCCGGCGAGCTCGACcacatcaaggagatcatcaagtggGGCGTCGACTACCTCCTCAAGACCTTCAATTCCTCTGCTGACACAATCGATCGCATCGCCGCTCAG GTTGGGCAAGGGGACACTTCCGGTGGCACAACTCCAAATGACCACTACTGCTGGATGAGACCGGAGGACATCGACTACCCTCGGCCGGTCTTCGAGTGCCACACCTGTTCCGACCTCGCGGCCGAGATGGCCGCGGCTCTGGCTTCGGCATCCATAGTCTTCAAGGACCACAAGGCCTACTCTCAGAAACTCGTCCGCGGTGCTTCCACACTCTTCGAGTTCTCAAGACAGCAGAGGGGGCGGTACAGCGCCGGCGCCGCCGCCGACGCAGCAATCTCCTACAATTCGACTGGCTACTGGGATGAGTTCGTGTGGGGTGGCGCGTGGATGTACCTCGCGACTGGCAACTCCTCGTTTCTTCAGCTGGCCACTCACCCGACCCTCGCAAAGCACGCCGGCGCATTCCGGGGAAGCCCGGACTCCGGCGTCCTCAGTTGGGACAACAAGTTGACTGGTGCTCAA GTGCTTCTTAGTAGATTGAGGCTGTTCTTGAGCCCGGGGTACCCTTACGAAGAAATATTGAGGACTTTCCATAACCAGACTGGAATCATCATGTGTTCTTATCTTCCAGTTTTTGACACTTTCAACAGAACAAAAG TTAAACCATGGCAGACCTCAGCCACTTCAGTACGTTGTCAATGCGGCCTTTCTCGCGGCTCTCTACAGCGATTACCTCGAAGCTTCTGA